A genomic region of Kineococcus rhizosphaerae contains the following coding sequences:
- a CDS encoding acyl-CoA dehydrogenase family protein, translating to MTVVDYYDIAADLTPRELEVWQAVREFVDEKVIPVAGGFWERAEMPMDLLKEYGQLNLVGDGLEGPGIPALSHTAAGLVTMELSRGDGSFATMLGVQAGLAMRSIAFLGSQEQKERWLPPMARLEVLGAFGLTEPDHGSDAVALATTARRDGDDYVLDGAKRWIGFGTVCDVCVVWARGEDGQVQGFLVERGTPGYEATVIEGKASLRAIHNAQITLDGVRVPAANRLPGAASFRDTGRVLSATRAGIAWGALGHATAAYETALAYSLERKQFGQPLASFQLVQDKLVQMLAEVTAMQLFCLRVGKLADSGRLTDTQASLAKVNATRKARTVTAMARDLLGGNGILLEHRVARHMADVEALHTYEGTESIQTLIVGRHLTGISSFT from the coding sequence ATGACCGTCGTGGACTACTACGACATCGCCGCGGACCTGACCCCCCGCGAGCTCGAGGTCTGGCAGGCCGTGCGCGAGTTCGTCGACGAGAAGGTGATCCCGGTGGCCGGCGGCTTCTGGGAGCGCGCCGAGATGCCGATGGACCTGCTCAAGGAGTACGGCCAGCTGAACCTCGTCGGCGACGGGCTCGAGGGTCCGGGGATCCCGGCGCTCAGCCACACCGCGGCCGGGCTGGTCACCATGGAGCTGTCCCGCGGCGACGGCAGCTTCGCGACGATGCTGGGCGTGCAGGCCGGACTGGCCATGCGCTCCATCGCCTTCCTCGGCTCCCAGGAGCAGAAGGAGCGCTGGCTGCCGCCCATGGCGCGCCTGGAGGTCCTGGGGGCGTTCGGCCTCACCGAACCCGACCACGGTTCCGACGCCGTCGCGCTGGCCACGACCGCGCGCCGGGACGGCGACGACTACGTCCTGGACGGCGCCAAGCGCTGGATCGGGTTCGGGACGGTCTGCGACGTGTGCGTCGTGTGGGCCCGCGGCGAGGACGGCCAGGTCCAGGGTTTCCTCGTCGAGCGCGGGACCCCCGGCTACGAGGCGACGGTCATCGAGGGCAAGGCGTCGCTGCGCGCCATCCACAACGCCCAGATCACCCTCGACGGCGTCCGGGTGCCGGCGGCGAACAGGCTGCCGGGGGCGGCCAGCTTCCGCGACACCGGCCGGGTGCTGTCCGCCACCCGCGCCGGCATCGCCTGGGGCGCGCTGGGGCACGCGACCGCCGCGTACGAGACGGCGCTGGCGTACTCGCTGGAGCGCAAGCAGTTCGGGCAGCCGCTGGCGAGCTTCCAGCTCGTGCAGGACAAGCTCGTGCAGATGCTCGCCGAGGTCACCGCCATGCAGCTGTTCTGCCTGCGGGTGGGCAAGCTCGCCGACTCCGGGCGCCTGACCGACACCCAGGCGTCGCTGGCCAAGGTGAACGCCACGCGCAAGGCCCGCACCGTCACGGCGATGGCGCGGGACCTGCTGGGCGGCAACGGGATCCTGCTGGAGCACCGGGTCGCGCGGCACATGGCCGACGTGGAGGCGCTGCACACCTACGAGGGGACGGAGTCGATCCAGACCCTCATCGTCGGCCGGCACCTGACCGGCATCTCCTCCTTCACCTGA
- a CDS encoding NAD(P)-dependent oxidoreductase, giving the protein MQRQKTGRNLLLRIQGLCGFELRLCSWTDNLLIPLTNLLSLLLAGAAKLLGKDAATRRSDWGARERLRGAALEGSTIGIVGFGGVGADLARLLQPLGVRIVATNRRGTHPEAAELGVEFTDLDDLLRRSHHVVLTAALNASTHRMVDVRALGLMRPDAFLVNIGRGGLVDTDALREALRAGAIRGAGLDVVDPEPLDPDDELLTFENVVLSPHALCWTADFTRDTSASALEAVIDVATGRRPRHLLNPQALTVAAPA; this is encoded by the coding sequence CTGCAGCGTCAAAAAACCGGGAGAAACCTACTTCTACGCATTCAGGGGCTATGCGGGTTTGAACTACGCCTATGCTCGTGGACCGATAACCTGCTGATACCGTTAACAAACCTTCTATCCCTGCTGCTCGCCGGAGCGGCGAAACTGCTCGGCAAGGACGCGGCGACCCGCCGCTCGGACTGGGGCGCCCGGGAACGGCTGCGCGGCGCGGCCCTGGAGGGCTCGACCATCGGGATCGTCGGGTTCGGCGGCGTGGGGGCCGACCTCGCGCGGCTGCTGCAGCCCCTGGGCGTGCGGATCGTCGCGACCAACCGCCGCGGCACCCACCCCGAGGCCGCCGAGCTGGGCGTGGAGTTCACCGACCTCGACGACCTGCTGCGGCGCAGTCACCACGTCGTGCTCACGGCCGCGCTGAACGCCTCCACGCACCGGATGGTCGACGTCCGCGCCCTGGGTCTCATGCGGCCCGACGCGTTCCTGGTGAACATCGGCCGCGGCGGCCTGGTCGACACCGACGCGCTGCGCGAGGCCCTGCGGGCGGGTGCGATCCGCGGGGCCGGGCTCGACGTCGTCGACCCCGAACCGCTCGACCCCGACGACGAGCTGCTGACGTTCGAGAACGTGGTGCTCTCCCCGCACGCCCTGTGCTGGACGGCGGACTTCACCCGCGACACCTCCGCCAGCGCCCTCGAGGCGGTGATCGACGTGGCGACCGGGCGCAGGCCCCGGCACCTGCTCAACCCGCAGGCGCTCACCGTCGCCGCACCGGCCTGA
- a CDS encoding inositol-3-phosphate synthase, whose translation MAGPIRVAIVGVGNCAASLVQGAHYYRDADPSQSVPGLMHVQFGDYHVRDLQFVAAFDVDDKKVGTDLADAIGASENNTIKICDVPATGVTVQRGHTLDGLGKYYRETITESAAEPVDVVAALREAQVDVLVCYLPVGSQDAAEFYAQCAIDAKVAFVNALPVFIASDPEWAQKFTDAGVPIVGDDIKSQVGATITHRVLAKLLEDRGIKLERTYQLNVGGNMDFKNMLERDRLESKKISKTQAVTSNVHADFGTRNVHIGPSDYVQWLDDRKWAYVRLEGKAFGDVPLNLEYKLEVWDSPNSAGVIIDAVRAAKIGLDRGIAGPLLSPSAYFMKSPPQQRDDETGRQGVEAYIAGTLDR comes from the coding sequence ATGGCTGGTCCGATCCGCGTCGCGATCGTCGGCGTCGGCAACTGCGCCGCCTCGCTCGTGCAGGGCGCCCACTACTACCGCGACGCCGACCCGTCGCAGTCGGTGCCGGGCCTCATGCACGTCCAGTTCGGCGACTACCACGTCCGCGACCTGCAGTTCGTCGCCGCCTTCGACGTCGACGACAAGAAGGTCGGCACCGACCTCGCCGACGCCATCGGCGCCAGTGAGAACAACACGATCAAGATCTGCGACGTCCCGGCCACCGGGGTCACCGTCCAGCGCGGCCACACCCTCGACGGCCTCGGCAAGTACTACCGCGAGACCATCACCGAGTCCGCCGCCGAACCCGTCGACGTCGTCGCCGCCCTGCGCGAGGCGCAGGTCGACGTCCTCGTCTGCTACCTGCCCGTCGGGTCCCAGGACGCCGCGGAGTTCTACGCCCAGTGCGCGATCGACGCGAAGGTCGCCTTCGTCAACGCCCTGCCGGTCTTCATCGCCAGCGACCCCGAGTGGGCGCAGAAGTTCACCGACGCGGGGGTGCCGATCGTCGGCGACGACATCAAGTCCCAGGTCGGGGCGACCATCACGCACCGCGTGCTCGCCAAGCTCCTGGAGGACCGCGGCATCAAGCTGGAGCGCACGTACCAGCTGAACGTCGGCGGGAACATGGACTTCAAGAACATGCTCGAGCGCGACCGCCTGGAGTCCAAGAAGATCTCCAAGACGCAGGCCGTGACCAGCAACGTCCACGCCGACTTCGGCACCCGCAACGTCCACATCGGCCCCAGCGACTACGTCCAGTGGCTCGACGACCGCAAGTGGGCCTACGTCCGCCTGGAGGGCAAGGCGTTCGGCGACGTCCCGCTGAACCTGGAGTACAAGCTCGAGGTCTGGGACTCCCCGAACTCCGCCGGCGTCATCATCGACGCCGTCCGCGCCGCCAAGATCGGCCTGGACCGGGGGATCGCCGGCCCGCTGCTGTCCCCGTCGGCGTACTTCATGAAGTCCCCGCCGCAGCAGCGCGACGACGAGACCGGCCGCCAGGGCGTCGAGGCCTACATCGCGGGCACCCTCGACCGCTGA
- a CDS encoding GGDEF domain-containing protein, with protein sequence MDSLRRILPWQAYTAGGAVLGVACLLVPGGLLHDALFSCVSLSAAVATAVGARLHRPQRASAWWLLAAGLLAWALGDVSYAVCYTWLDSQTFPDVPDVFYVLAYPLIAAAMLRMARQARPGADREGVIDAAILAVGFGMLSWTFLVRPALHTLPQDLPAGLVALAYPVGDVVVLAMLVRVFSAAGHGSRAFTLLAGAASAMLAADALWQAADAYSTLDATWVDSVFLVSYVLWGAAALHPSMRRLSDPAPSTRHEFSSLRLTVLTAASLLSPGTLGLELALGQPPQGWAVVISSSVLFVLVVTRMSALLGRLREQTALLGDLARTDPLTGLLNRRSADAELQRVRSRAEREGVPLVVALLDLDHFKVFNDTHGHPAGDRLLVGAATAWRTALAGRGVQLARWGGEEFLAVSCGTPPEQVEELLSGLRAVVPEGQTFSAGLARWDGREDTARLLARADQALYAAKHAGRACTRTAPEEAERVHPAR encoded by the coding sequence GTGGACTCCTTGCGCCGGATCCTGCCCTGGCAGGCGTACACCGCGGGCGGCGCGGTGCTCGGCGTGGCGTGCCTGCTCGTGCCCGGCGGGCTGCTGCACGACGCCCTGTTCTCCTGCGTGAGCCTGTCGGCGGCCGTCGCGACCGCCGTCGGCGCGCGCCTGCACCGCCCCCAGCGGGCCTCGGCGTGGTGGCTGCTGGCCGCCGGGCTGCTGGCCTGGGCGCTCGGTGACGTGTCCTACGCCGTCTGCTACACGTGGCTGGACTCGCAGACCTTCCCCGACGTGCCCGACGTCTTCTACGTCCTGGCCTACCCGCTCATCGCCGCCGCGATGCTGCGGATGGCGCGCCAGGCCCGCCCCGGCGCGGACCGCGAGGGCGTCATCGACGCCGCGATCCTCGCCGTCGGCTTCGGGATGCTGTCGTGGACCTTCCTGGTCCGCCCGGCGCTGCACACCCTGCCGCAGGACCTGCCCGCTGGCCTCGTCGCCCTGGCCTACCCCGTGGGCGACGTCGTCGTGCTGGCCATGCTGGTGCGCGTCTTCTCCGCCGCCGGGCACGGCTCGCGCGCCTTCACGCTGCTGGCCGGGGCCGCCTCGGCCATGCTGGCCGCCGACGCGCTGTGGCAGGCCGCCGACGCCTACTCCACGCTCGACGCGACCTGGGTCGACTCCGTCTTCCTCGTCTCCTACGTCCTGTGGGGCGCTGCGGCGCTGCACCCGTCGATGCGGCGGCTGTCCGACCCCGCACCCAGCACCCGCCACGAGTTCAGCTCCCTGCGCCTGACCGTCCTGACCGCCGCGAGCCTGCTCTCACCCGGCACCCTGGGTCTGGAGCTGGCCCTGGGGCAGCCCCCGCAGGGCTGGGCCGTCGTCATCAGCTCCTCGGTCCTGTTCGTCCTCGTCGTGACCCGCATGTCCGCCCTGCTGGGCCGGCTGCGCGAGCAGACCGCCCTGCTCGGCGACCTGGCCCGCACCGACCCGCTCACCGGCCTGCTGAACCGCCGCAGCGCCGACGCCGAGCTGCAGCGCGTGCGGTCGCGCGCCGAGCGCGAGGGGGTCCCGCTGGTCGTGGCCCTCCTGGACCTCGACCACTTCAAGGTCTTCAACGACACCCACGGGCACCCCGCCGGGGACCGGCTCCTGGTGGGGGCCGCCACGGCCTGGCGCACCGCCCTGGCCGGCCGCGGCGTCCAGCTCGCCCGCTGGGGCGGGGAGGAGTTCCTCGCGGTCTCCTGCGGGACGCCGCCGGAGCAGGTCGAGGAGCTGCTGAGCGGGCTGCGCGCCGTCGTGCCCGAGGGGCAGACCTTCTCCGCCGGCCTGGCCCGCTGGGACGGGCGCGAGGACACCGCCCGCCTGCTCGCCCGCGCCGACCAGGCCCTCTACGCCGCCAAGCACGCCGGCCGCGCGTGCACCCGGACGGCCCCCGAGGAGGCCGAGCGCGTGCACCCCGCGCGCTGA
- a CDS encoding methyl-accepting chemotaxis protein, producing MRSIRTRLVASTLAMVVTTLALLVVVVTTRSDGFGRRQATAYTSQLAQTHAAAVQAELAGSVRTVTDVANAMASLKSQGVLTRTAASELVHSTLAAHPEFVGMGTGWDPDAFDGQDARYAGSPDSDASGRLIPYWYRSGGTLAVTPLTDLDDHTASAWYWTPKETGKVFFTEPYEYEVDGATVLMSTAAAPVVVDGAFAGVVTADLSLTSLTASMNGIEPYGTGYASLLTESGTVVTSPRAADLGRPATGTTKDLALAVSGSGRTTTRSDSTDLLAVAPVRVDATQTWTLLVSAPRASALAASRSLRTTTILLGLLAVLVAGVVTWFIGTGIGRPVRRLRDSLADIADGDGDLTKRVDESRKDELGALGAAFNRFAEAIAGTVREVSSEADTLNSAASRLDATSRVLGQNVAETAQRSGVVAEQADAASGEVTGIAAAAEQMGASISEIARGTNEAARIAAEAVDVARSTERAIGTLSTSSEEISQIVAAITAIAQQTNLLALNATIEAARAGDAGKGFAVVAGEVKELSTQTARATEDIERKIAALQQDVHAAASSVAHIGTVVDRLDEIQATVAAAVEEQSAVTGELAGGVARAASATRTIAGTIGDVAQVAERTTTSAHETDACSRQVADTADHVRALMGRFKV from the coding sequence GTGCGCAGCATCAGGACCCGGCTCGTCGCCAGCACGCTGGCGATGGTCGTCACGACACTGGCGCTGCTCGTCGTCGTCGTGACGACCCGCAGCGACGGCTTCGGCCGCCGGCAGGCGACGGCGTACACCTCCCAGCTGGCTCAGACCCACGCCGCGGCGGTGCAGGCCGAGCTCGCCGGTTCCGTGCGCACCGTCACCGACGTCGCGAACGCCATGGCGTCGCTGAAGTCCCAGGGCGTCCTCACCCGGACCGCTGCGTCCGAGCTCGTCCACTCCACCCTCGCCGCGCACCCCGAGTTCGTCGGCATGGGCACCGGCTGGGACCCGGACGCCTTCGACGGCCAGGACGCCCGGTACGCCGGGTCACCCGACAGCGACGCCAGCGGGCGTCTCATCCCCTACTGGTACCGCTCCGGCGGCACCCTCGCCGTGACGCCGCTGACCGACCTCGACGACCACACCGCCAGCGCCTGGTACTGGACCCCGAAGGAGACCGGGAAGGTCTTCTTCACCGAGCCCTACGAGTACGAGGTCGACGGCGCGACGGTGCTCATGAGCACCGCCGCCGCCCCCGTGGTCGTGGACGGGGCGTTCGCCGGGGTCGTCACGGCGGACCTGTCGCTGACGAGCCTCACCGCGTCGATGAACGGCATCGAGCCCTACGGCACGGGGTACGCCTCGCTGCTCACCGAGTCGGGGACGGTCGTCACCTCCCCGCGGGCCGCCGACCTGGGACGGCCCGCCACCGGGACCACCAAGGACCTCGCCCTGGCCGTCAGCGGCTCGGGCCGGACCACCACGCGCTCGGACTCGACCGACCTGCTCGCCGTCGCCCCCGTGCGCGTGGACGCCACCCAGACCTGGACGCTGCTCGTCAGCGCGCCGCGCGCCTCCGCGCTGGCCGCCAGCCGCTCCCTGCGGACCACGACGATCCTGCTGGGGCTGCTCGCGGTCCTCGTCGCCGGTGTCGTCACGTGGTTCATCGGGACCGGCATCGGCCGCCCCGTGCGCCGGCTGCGGGACAGCCTGGCCGACATCGCCGACGGCGACGGGGACCTGACCAAGCGCGTCGACGAGTCCCGCAAGGACGAGCTGGGGGCGCTGGGGGCGGCCTTCAACCGGTTCGCCGAGGCGATCGCGGGGACGGTCCGCGAGGTCTCCTCGGAGGCCGACACGCTGAACTCCGCCGCCTCCCGGCTCGACGCGACCAGCCGGGTCCTGGGCCAGAACGTCGCCGAGACGGCCCAGCGCTCGGGCGTCGTGGCCGAGCAGGCCGACGCCGCCAGCGGTGAGGTCACCGGCATCGCCGCGGCCGCCGAGCAGATGGGCGCCAGCATCTCCGAGATCGCCCGCGGCACGAACGAGGCCGCCCGCATCGCCGCGGAGGCCGTCGACGTCGCCCGCTCGACCGAGCGGGCGATCGGCACCCTGTCGACGAGTTCGGAGGAGATCAGCCAGATCGTCGCGGCCATCACCGCGATCGCCCAGCAGACGAACCTGCTGGCCCTCAACGCCACCATCGAGGCGGCCCGGGCCGGGGACGCGGGCAAGGGCTTCGCGGTCGTCGCCGGCGAGGTGAAGGAGCTGAGCACCCAGACGGCGCGGGCGACCGAGGACATCGAGCGCAAGATCGCGGCCCTGCAGCAGGACGTGCACGCGGCGGCGTCCTCCGTGGCGCACATCGGGACGGTCGTGGACCGGCTCGACGAGATCCAGGCCACCGTCGCCGCGGCCGTCGAGGAGCAGTCGGCCGTGACCGGTGAACTGGCCGGCGGTGTCGCCCGGGCGGCCTCGGCGACGCGCACCATCGCCGGGACCATCGGCGACGTCGCGCAGGTGGCGGAGCGGACGACGACGAGCGCGCACGAGACCGACGCGTGCTCGCGCCAGGTCGCCGACACCGCCGACCACGTCCGCGCCCTCATGGGCCGCTTCAAGGTCTGA
- the valS gene encoding valine--tRNA ligase, with amino-acid sequence MSDATTPSASPSTSGPAPQFRATTAPGVEVPDRPTVDGLEERWAPQWQESGTYAFDRTAARADVYSIDTPPPTVSGSLHVGHVFSYTHTDVVARFQRMRGKSVFYPMGWDDNGLPTERRVQNYYGVRCDPSLPYDPSFVPPEKAPKNDRDFVQVSRRNFVELCDRLTAEDEQVFESLWRRLGLSVDWSHTYSTISETSRATAQRAFLRNLARGEAYSQQAPTLWDTTFRTAVAQAELEDKDTEGAYHRLGFTPTAGGETVYIETTRPVLLPACVALVAHPDDERYQPLFGTTVRTPLFGVEVPVLAHKLADPEKGSGIAMICTFGDTTDITWWRELQLDNRAVIGRDGRLLRETPAWLSGAGAEFYATIAGQTVFSAQKAVVEALQASGDMVGEPKKIVHPVKFYEKGDRPLEIVSTRQWYLRNGGRDTDLRSALLERGGELAWHPEHMKHRYDHWVSGLNGDWLISRQRFFGVPFPVWYPLDADGEPVYDSPIVPDEAALPVDPAAEAAPGYAEDQRGVPGGFAADPDVMDTWATSSLTPLLAGGWERDEDLFSRVYPMDLRPQGQDIIRTWLFSTVVRSHLEFDGLPWARTALSGWILDPDRKKMSKSKGNVVTPLALLEEFGSDAVRYWAASSRLGTDATFDTGQMKIGRRLAMKLLNASKFVLGLGVERGTSADPATITEPIDASVVAGLASVVQQATEAFERYDHASALDVTEKFFWNFCDDWVELVKDRGYGARGEEAAASARATAAVTLRTLLRLLAPFLPYAAEEVWSWWQDGSVHTAAWPVVSELGSVDGTAATVLPAAGQALSVLRKVKSEAKVSQKTPLSAATVSGPAALVEAARRAEGDVLAASRAASIEWVVVEGAEGLTAQAQIAPTED; translated from the coding sequence ATGTCCGACGCCACCACCCCCTCGGCCTCGCCCTCGACCTCTGGGCCCGCACCGCAGTTCCGCGCCACCACCGCGCCCGGCGTCGAGGTACCCGACCGTCCCACCGTGGACGGTCTGGAGGAACGCTGGGCCCCGCAGTGGCAGGAGTCGGGCACCTACGCCTTCGACCGCACCGCCGCCCGCGCCGACGTGTACTCCATCGACACCCCGCCGCCGACGGTGTCGGGGTCCCTGCACGTGGGGCACGTGTTCAGCTACACGCACACCGACGTCGTGGCCCGCTTCCAGCGGATGCGCGGCAAGTCCGTCTTCTACCCGATGGGCTGGGACGACAACGGCCTGCCCACCGAGCGGCGCGTGCAGAACTACTACGGCGTGCGCTGCGACCCGAGCCTGCCGTACGACCCGTCCTTCGTGCCGCCGGAGAAGGCGCCGAAGAACGACCGCGACTTCGTCCAGGTCTCGCGGCGCAACTTCGTGGAGCTGTGCGACCGGCTGACCGCCGAGGACGAGCAGGTCTTCGAGTCGCTGTGGCGCCGCCTGGGCCTGTCGGTGGACTGGTCGCACACCTACTCGACGATCTCGGAGACCTCGCGGGCCACGGCCCAGCGCGCGTTCCTGCGCAACCTGGCCCGCGGCGAGGCGTACTCCCAGCAGGCCCCGACGCTGTGGGACACGACGTTCCGCACGGCCGTGGCCCAGGCCGAGCTGGAGGACAAGGACACCGAGGGCGCCTACCACCGCCTCGGCTTCACGCCCACCGCCGGCGGGGAGACGGTCTACATCGAGACGACGCGCCCGGTGCTGCTGCCGGCGTGCGTGGCGCTCGTGGCGCACCCGGACGACGAGCGGTACCAGCCGCTGTTCGGCACGACGGTCCGCACGCCGCTGTTCGGCGTCGAGGTGCCCGTCCTGGCCCACAAGCTGGCCGACCCCGAGAAGGGGTCCGGCATCGCGATGATCTGCACCTTCGGCGACACGACCGACATCACCTGGTGGCGCGAGCTGCAGCTGGACAACCGCGCGGTCATCGGCCGCGACGGCCGGCTGCTGCGCGAGACCCCGGCCTGGCTGTCCGGGGCGGGCGCCGAGTTCTACGCGACGATCGCGGGCCAGACTGTGTTCAGCGCGCAGAAGGCCGTCGTGGAGGCCCTGCAGGCCTCCGGCGACATGGTCGGGGAGCCGAAGAAGATCGTGCACCCGGTGAAGTTCTACGAGAAGGGCGACCGGCCCCTCGAGATCGTCTCCACCCGCCAGTGGTACCTGCGCAACGGCGGGCGCGACACCGACCTGCGCTCGGCGTTGCTGGAGCGCGGCGGGGAGCTGGCCTGGCACCCCGAGCACATGAAGCACCGCTACGACCACTGGGTCTCGGGCCTGAACGGCGACTGGCTGATCTCCCGGCAGCGCTTCTTCGGCGTGCCGTTCCCGGTCTGGTACCCGCTGGACGCCGACGGCGAGCCGGTCTACGACTCCCCGATCGTGCCCGACGAGGCCGCGCTGCCCGTGGACCCGGCCGCCGAGGCCGCGCCGGGCTACGCCGAGGACCAGCGCGGGGTGCCCGGTGGCTTCGCCGCCGACCCCGACGTCATGGACACCTGGGCGACGTCGTCGCTGACCCCGCTGCTGGCCGGCGGCTGGGAACGCGACGAGGACCTGTTCTCCCGCGTCTACCCCATGGACCTGCGCCCGCAGGGCCAGGACATCATCCGCACCTGGCTGTTCTCGACCGTGGTGCGCTCGCACCTGGAGTTCGACGGGCTGCCGTGGGCGCGTACGGCGCTGTCGGGCTGGATCCTGGACCCGGACCGCAAGAAGATGTCGAAGTCCAAGGGCAACGTCGTGACGCCGCTGGCGCTGCTGGAGGAGTTCGGCTCCGACGCGGTGCGGTACTGGGCGGCCTCCTCGCGCCTGGGCACCGACGCGACGTTCGACACCGGGCAGATGAAGATCGGCCGCCGGCTGGCGATGAAGCTGCTCAACGCCTCGAAGTTCGTGCTGGGCCTGGGCGTCGAGCGCGGCACGTCCGCGGACCCGGCCACGATCACCGAGCCGATCGACGCCAGCGTCGTCGCGGGGCTGGCGAGCGTCGTGCAGCAGGCCACCGAGGCCTTCGAGCGCTACGACCACGCCAGCGCCCTGGACGTGACGGAGAAGTTCTTCTGGAACTTCTGCGACGACTGGGTGGAACTGGTCAAGGACCGCGGCTACGGCGCCCGCGGTGAGGAGGCGGCCGCGTCCGCGCGGGCGACGGCGGCGGTGACGCTGCGGACCCTGCTGCGGCTGCTGGCCCCCTTCCTGCCGTACGCGGCCGAGGAGGTCTGGTCGTGGTGGCAGGACGGGTCCGTCCACACCGCCGCCTGGCCGGTCGTCTCCGAGCTGGGGTCCGTCGACGGGACCGCGGCCACCGTCCTGCCGGCCGCGGGCCAGGCGCTGTCGGTGCTGCGCAAGGTCAAGAGCGAGGCGAAGGTCTCGCAGAAGACCCCGCTGTCGGCGGCCACGGTGTCCGGGCCGGCCGCGCTCGTCGAGGCCGCCCGCCGGGCCGAGGGCGACGTGCTCGCCGCCTCGCGCGCCGCGTCGATCGAGTGGGTCGTCGTCGAGGGTGCCGAAGGTTTGACCGCCCAGGCGCAGATCGCCCCCACCGAGGACTGA
- a CDS encoding long-chain-fatty-acid--CoA ligase: MHSFAGAIAEHARTRPDDVAVRLDDHALTWRDLDDATARVAGWLRAQRVRPGDRVALVAPNVPEFPVLYHGALRAGAVVVPMNPLLRGREVNHHFRDSGASLALVWSAVAEAAHAGAVGTATRVVEVGPGTLPTLLAGVEPDPAGHEPAPGDTAVILYTSGTTGAPKGAELTHHNLFSNARTSQESLIRLGEGDTILGALPLFHAFGQTCAMNTAIVAGRTMTLLPRFTAAAALAVVQRDRVTHFAGVPTMYVAMLNEPTAGEFDLSSWRSCVSGGASLPVEVLRGFEEKYGVVVLEGYGLSETSPVASFNRPDIERRPGTIGVPVDGCEMDLRAADGTPVTEGVGEIVIRGENVMKGYWRNEAATAWAITDGWFRSGDLATRDADGYYTIVDRAKDMIDRAGYNVYPREVEEVLYEHPAVEQAAVVGFPDPLVGEEVGAAVVLKAGTAATPEELIEHVKAQLAAYKYPRRVWIVSELPKGPTGKILKREITPPAGEEAQS, from the coding sequence ATGCACAGCTTCGCCGGCGCCATCGCCGAGCACGCCCGCACACGTCCCGACGACGTCGCCGTCCGCCTCGACGACCACGCCCTGACCTGGCGCGACCTCGACGACGCCACCGCCCGCGTCGCCGGCTGGCTGCGCGCCCAGCGCGTGCGGCCCGGGGACCGCGTCGCGCTCGTCGCGCCCAACGTCCCCGAGTTCCCGGTGCTCTACCACGGTGCCCTGCGCGCCGGGGCGGTCGTCGTCCCCATGAACCCGCTGCTGCGCGGCCGCGAGGTCAACCACCACTTCCGCGACTCCGGGGCGAGCCTCGCCCTCGTCTGGTCGGCCGTCGCCGAGGCCGCCCACGCCGGCGCCGTCGGCACCGCGACCCGCGTCGTGGAGGTCGGTCCCGGGACCCTGCCGACGCTGCTCGCCGGGGTGGAGCCCGACCCCGCGGGCCACGAGCCGGCCCCCGGGGACACCGCCGTCATCCTCTACACCTCCGGCACCACCGGGGCCCCCAAGGGCGCCGAACTGACCCACCACAACCTGTTCAGCAACGCCCGCACGAGCCAGGAGTCCCTCATCCGGCTCGGCGAGGGCGACACCATCCTCGGCGCGCTGCCGCTGTTCCACGCCTTCGGCCAGACCTGCGCCATGAACACCGCGATCGTCGCCGGGCGCACCATGACCCTGCTGCCCCGGTTCACGGCCGCGGCGGCGCTCGCGGTCGTCCAGCGCGACCGGGTGACGCACTTCGCGGGCGTGCCGACGATGTACGTGGCGATGCTCAACGAACCCACCGCCGGCGAGTTCGACCTGAGCTCGTGGCGCTCCTGCGTCTCCGGCGGCGCGTCGCTGCCCGTGGAGGTGCTGCGCGGGTTCGAGGAGAAGTACGGGGTCGTGGTCCTGGAGGGGTACGGCCTGAGCGAGACCTCGCCGGTCGCCTCCTTCAACCGCCCCGACATCGAGCGCCGGCCCGGGACCATCGGCGTGCCCGTCGACGGGTGCGAGATGGACCTGCGCGCCGCCGACGGCACCCCCGTCACCGAGGGGGTCGGCGAGATCGTCATCCGCGGTGAGAACGTCATGAAGGGCTACTGGCGCAACGAGGCCGCGACGGCGTGGGCCATCACCGACGGGTGGTTCCGCAGCGGTGACCTCGCCACCCGCGACGCCGACGGCTACTACACGATCGTCGACCGGGCCAAGGACATGATCGACCGGGCCGGGTACAACGTGTACCCGCGCGAGGTCGAGGAGGTCCTCTACGAGCACCCCGCCGTCGAGCAGGCCGCGGTCGTGGGGTTCCCCGACCCGCTGGTGGGGGAGGAGGTCGGGGCCGCCGTCGTCCTGAAGGCCGGAACCGCGGCCACCCCCGAGGAGTTGATCGAGCACGTGAAGGCCCAGCTCGCGGCCTACAAGTACCCGCGGCGGGTCTGGATCGTGTCCGAACTGCCCAAGGGCCCCACCGGCAAGATCCTCAAACGTGAGATCACACCCCCGGCAGGAGAGGAAGCGCAGTCATGA